The segment GGACCGGAGGGCGGCCCCGGGCAGGGTGGCCCCGGCCAGGGCGGATCCGGCGGACGGGGGCTCCGCTGGGACCCGACGGACCCGGCGCAGCGACGCGCGCGGTACGCGATCCTCTCCGGCATGTGGGCCTTCTTCTTCGCCATCTTCGAGATCCCGGAACTGGCGCTGCTGCTCGGCGCCCTGGGTGTCTACTGGGCGATCAGCTCGCTGCGCGCCAAGCCGAAGCCGGCGGACGAGCTGTCGCCGACGTCACAGTCGGCGACCGCGCCGGCGTCCCAGCCCTCGGGACAGACCCCGGCCCGGCCGACGGGACAGGGCGCCACGGCGGCCCCGCTCCGCTCGATGCGGACGGCCGCGATCAGCGGCCTGGTCGCCGCGAGCGTGGCCCTGATGATCGTCGCGGTGGGCTTCACCATGCAGCTCGTCTACAGCGACTTCTACGAGTGCCGTGACGACGCCCTCACCCACGCCGGCCAGCTGGCCTGCAACGACCTCCTGCCGAAGCCGCTGCGCGCGGGCTTCGGGGTCCGGGAGTAGCGAGAGCTAGGGCGCGTCCGGAGGCGGTGGCGAGGCGGGTTCCCAGGCCGCCGGGAGGTAGTCGTAGGGCTCGAAGGCGGCGTCGCCGTACGGGTCGGCGTAGGGGGCGCTGTACGGATCGTCGGCCCGGCCGAGGTCCGGACCGGCCTCCGGCACGGCCGAGGTCGCCGGAGCCGTGTCCGGCTGCGCCTCCTCGGGCGTCTCCGGGTCCGGGGTGGACGGGGGTACGGGGCCGGGCACGGGCACGAGGCCCGAGGCGGCCCACTTCTCGGCCCCGGCCGCCGGTCCGGCCACGGAGGCCTCCGCCGGAACCGGCAGGGGCTTCGGCCGGGGGACGCGCCGGCCCCAGGCCCGTACGCCCAGGGCCACCGGCACCCCGACGCAGGCACCCCACAGGACCGTCGCCGCGCCCGTCTGCCACCACACGGGGCCGAACGCGGACAGCCGGCCGCTGCCGAGCGGGCCGCCCGCCGCCCCCGAGAGGACGGCGACCACGGCCCCGCAGCCCCAGGCCGCACCCAGCGCCGTGAGTGCCGTGTCCCGGGCCGTCCAGGTCCGTGCCGAGCGGCCCACCCGGCGGCCCTGGAGCACGGCGGCCACCAGCGGGACCGCCGCGGCCGTCCAGTGGATCCAGGTGCCGCGCCCTCCCTCGGGCAGCGCGGCGAGCAGCGGGAAGGGCGGCAGGGCCGGGTCCCCGGCGAGGCCCAGCGGGGTCGCGAGCGCGCCCGTGCCGAGGGTGAAGCCCGGCCCGAGCCCGTACGCCGCCCCCCAGACGGCCATGTTCGGCAGCAGCGCGAGCACAAGCAGCAGCACCGCCACCCGCCCCGACCACTCCCCCGAAAGGGCGGCGTACGCGGCCTGGGCCTCGCCCGCGTGCCAGGCGAGGGAGACCGCCGCCGCCACCGCACCGCCACCGAGCAGCGTCACGAGCCCGAGCCCCGTCGCGCGCACGGCGGCGGCGGCCTGCCGCTGTTCGGGGAGCGGGCGGCCGAGCGCCGTCCAGGCGCCGGCCCCCGCCGCGCCGACCACGACGGCGGGCAGCCAGAGCCCGGCGGTGATCAGGTCGGCGGGCAGCGGGCCGCTCTCGCTGTAGACCACGACGGCGGCCGCGACCAGGAGATATCCCCCGGCCACGGCGGCGACCGCACCGCCCGTGGACGGGCGTGACCGGTCGCCGCGGTCGTCCGCGTCGAGGGTGTCGCGGGCGGCCCGGTGGACGAGCCAGACGGGCAGGACGACCAAGAGCATCGGCACGATGCCGAGGGGCGCGGGCAGGCCGGACAGGGTGTCCGTACGGACGAGGTCCACGCCGTGGGCGAGCAGCCAGAGTCCCGCCGCCAGGTGGAGGGCGCCGCCGGGGCCGCTGTCGGGGTACGGGGAGCTGATCCAGGCCGCGACCACCAGGACCGCGAGGGCGCCGAGTCCGAGTCCGGCGGCGACCCCGCCCCGGACGCAGGCGGTGGCGAGCGCGGCGGAACGGCCGCCCTGGACCAGGGGGTGCTCGGTCACATGGGTCACGGGGTCATGCTGCCAACGACACGCGCTTTTGCCGCGTAACAGGCAAACCTCCGTTGTGTCGCTCAATATACGTTTATGTACTTTTCCGCCCAGAGAAGCTCTGCGGGAGGTCGACGTCGATGAGCCGGAGCACCGCGGATTCCGCATCCTCCGCCACCCTGCCGACCCCGAAGGAGCGGCGCAGGTTGCGCGAGGCCCTCGCCCTGAGCGAGGAGCAGGTCGCCGAGGCCATGGGCGTCACGAAGGCCACGGTCAAGTCATGGGAGACCGGGCGCTCGGCACCCCGGGGCCGCAAACGCGAGGCGTACGCGAAACTGCTCGGCACGCACGAGCCGGACGCCGACGGGCAGCCGCCCGTGCCGACGGAGACCCAGGCGCAGTCACCCGTACGGACGCAGGCGCAGGCAGACGCGCAGGCGCAGCAACCACAGCACCAGCCACAGGCGCAGGCACACGCGCAGCCACAGGCGCAGGCCGGCAACGTCCGGCCCAAGGCCGCCGCCGAGCGGGCCGCCGAGCCGCCGAAGGCCCCCGCCCCCTCCCCGGCCGTCTCTCCCGGCCCCGCCCGTGAAGGCCCCCCGAATCCGCAGGAGCGGCTGAAACCGGCAGGGACGGCGGAAGCTGCCCCGCCCGTCCCCGCGCGGCCCCCCGCCGTACCGGGACTCACCCCCGAGGAGGCCTTCGACGCGCTGTACGCGCACGCGGCGCACGGTCTCGTCCACCAGACGTATCTGCTGACCGGCCGACGGCGGCTCTCCCGCGAGTCCGTCGAGTACGCCTTCCACCACGCCTGGGAGCACTGGCCCGAGGTCGCCGTCGACGCGGACCCGGTGGGCTGGGTGCGGGCGACGGCGTACGAGTACGCGCTCTCCCCGTGGCACCGGATGCGCCGGGCCCACAAGCACCCCGACTCCCCACCCACCGAGGCGAACCGGCGGGCGGTGCTCACCGCGCTCCTCGAACTGCCGCCGGCGTACCGCCGTACCGTCCTGCTCTACGACGGGCTCGGCCTCGATCTGCCGGAGACGGCCGCCGAGACCGAGGCGAGCACCCCCGCGGCCGCCAACCGGCTGCTGCACGCCCGTACGGTCCTCGGGAAGCGGGTCCCGGAGCTCGCCGAGCCGGAGGCCCTGCACCGGCGGCTCAGCGCGCTCGTCACGGAGGCGCCGACGGCGACCCTCCCGGCGGCCCGCGTGGTCCGGACGGGCAGCGAACGCCGGACCCGGACCTGGACGCGCGCGGTGCTGGGGGTGACGGCGGTCCTCATCTGCGTCACGGGCTTCGCGGCGGCGACGGCGCCGACGCACTACATCCCGGTCAACGTCCCCGGCGAGACCGTCAACGGCGTCCCCGTGCGCGGTGGCCCTCAGAAGCTCCGCCCGGAGGACCTGGAGCTCCGCGACATACTGCGCTCGGAGCCCAACCCGGGCCCGGAGCGGCTGGTCCCGGCCGCCGAGTAACCGCCGCCGTACGCGAGAGGGCCCCGCCCTCGCCCGGGTGACCGGGCGGGGGCGGGGCCCTCTCGTACAGCTACTGACGAAGTCAGCCGGCGAGGATCGCGCGCGCCAGCTTGGCCGTCTCGGTCGGCGTCTTGCCGACCTTGACGCCCGCGGCCTCAAGGGCCTCCTTCTTCGCCTGGGCGGTGCCGGAGGAGCCGGAGACGATGGCGCCGGCGTGGCCCATGGTCTTGCCCTCGGGCGCGGTGAAGCCCGCGACGTAGCCGACGACCGGCTTGGTGACGTTGGCCTTGATGAAGTCGGCCGCACGCTCCTCGGCGTCGCCGCCGATCTCACCGATCATGACGATCAGGTCGGTGTCGGGGTCCGCCTCGAACGCCGCGAGGGCGTCGATGTGCGTGGTGCCGATGACCGGGTCGCCACCGATGCCGACGGCGGACGAGAAGCCGATGTCACGGAGCTCGTACATCATCTGGTACGTCAGCGTGCCGGACTTCGAGACCAGGCCGATGCGGCCCGGCTTCGTGATGTCGCCCGGGATGATGCCGGCGTTGGACTGGCCCGGGGTGATGAGACCGGGGCAGTTCGGGCCGATGATGCGGGTCTTGTTGCCCTTCGCCTGCGCGTACGCCCAGAAGGCGGCGGAGTCGTGGACCGCGATGCCCTCGGTGATGACGACGGCCAGCGGGATCTCGGCGTCGATCGCCTCGACCACGGCGGCCTTCGCGAACGCCGGCGGCACGAAGAGGACCGAGACGTTGGCGCCGGTCTCCTTCATCGCCTCGGCGACGGAGCCGAAGACCGGGACCTCGGTGCCGTCGAAGTCGACGGACGTGCCGGCCTTGCGCGGGTTCACGCCACCGACGATGTTGGTGCCGTCACCCAGCATGAGCTTGGTGTGCTTCATGCCCGTGGCACCGGTCATGCCCTGGACGATGACCTTGCTGTCCTTGGTCAGGAAGATAGCCATGGTGTTCTGACCTCGTCCCTTACTTCGCAGCCGCGAGCTCGGCGGCCTTGTCGGCCGCGCCGTCCATGGTGTCCACGCGCTGCACGAGCGGGTGGTTCGCGTCCGACAGGATCTTGCGACCCAGCTCCGCGTTGTTGCCGTCGAGGCGCACGACCAGCGGCTTGGTGACCTCTTCGCCCTTGGAGGCGAGGAGCTCCAGGGCCTGGACGATGCCGTTGGCGACCTCGTCACAGGCGGTGATGCCACCGAAGACGTTGACGAACACGGACTTGACGTCCGGGTCGCCCAGGATGATCTCCAGGCCGTTCGCCATGACCTCGGCGGAGGCGCCGCCACCGATGTCGAGGAAGTTGGCCGGCTTCACGCCGCCGTGGTTCTCACCGGCGTACGCGACGACGTCCAGGGTCGACATGACCAGACCGGCACCGTTACCGATGATGCCGACCTCGCCCTCGAGCTTGACGTAGTTGAGGTTCTTGGCCTTGGCGGCAGCCTCGAGCGGGTTGGCTGCGGCCTTGTCCTCGAGCGCCTCGTGGTCGGGCTGACGGAAGTCGGCGTTCTCGTCGAGAGACACCTTGCCGTCCAGGGCCAGGATGCGGCCGTCCTTGGTCTTCACCAGCGGGTTGACCTCGACGAGGAGCGCGTCCTCGGCGACGAAGGTCTTCCACAGGGTCACCAGGGCCTCGGCGACGCCCTCGGCCACATCGGCCGGGAACTTCGCCAGGGCCACGATCTCGCGGGCCTTCTCGATGCTCACGCCGTCGACGGCGTTGACCGGGACCTTCGCGAGGGCCTCGGGGGTCTTCTCCGCGACCTCCTCGATGTCCATGCCGCCCTGCACCGACGCCATCGCGAGGAAGGTGCGGTTGGTGCGGTCGAGGAGGTACGAGACGTAGTACTCCGCCTCGATCTCCGGGGACAGCTCGGCGATCATCACCTTGTGGACCGTGTGGCCCTTGATGTCCATCCCGAGGATGTCCGTCGCGCGGGCGACGGCCTCGTCCGCGTCGCCGGCCAGCTTGACGCCGCCGGCCTTGCCGCGGCCACCGACCTTCACCTGGGCCTTGACGACGGACTTGCCGCCGAGGCGCTCGGTCGCGGCGCGCGCGGCCTCAGGCGTGTCGATGACTTCACCGGCCAGCACCGGTACTCCGTGCTTGGCGAAGAGATCCCTCGCCTGGTACTCGAACAGGTCCACGCGCGTCCGTCCCTTTTCTGATGATCGCGGTTCGTTGTCTGCGTGGGCGTGCCGCGAAGGGCAACGTGACTGCACTGTCACAAGGGAGGCGCACACGGTGACCGTGGACGCGGCATGTCCGTCTCGCAGGTTATCGCCGAGGGACGTGGGTCCCTAAATCGCAGATCCCAACAGAGCGGTGATACGGGTCACAGGCTGTAGGGGCCACGGGGTCGCACGCAGGGGGTGCGCCGTGGCGGAGCACGGCCCGCGCGGCAGGCGGGGCTTGGCCTCCCGCCTTCTCACGACGCGCCGGGAACGTGGGTGAGGGCCGTTCGGAGACGTGTGTGATATGGGACTCAGTGAGGTCCGGGACACCCGTGCGGGTGGTCCCGCGACGACGAATTCCGTACCCGCGGCGCCGGCCGGACGGGAGCTGCCCGGCGGGTCCCGTCGCGTCGGGCCGGTCAGGCCGGTCGGGCCGGTCAGGCCGGTCAGGCCGCGGGGATCGGCAGCGGGCGCTTCTCCAGGGCGGCGGCCATGATCTCCGGGAACAGGTCGGGGGTACAGGCGAAGGCCGGGGCGCCGAGCGCGGCGAGTGCCGCCGCGTGGTCACGGTCGTACGCCGGGGCGCCCTCGTCGGAGAGGGCGAGCAGCGCGACGAACTGGACACCGGAGGCCTTCATGGCCGCGACCCGCTTCAGCATCTCGTCGCGGATGCCCCCCTCGTACAGATCGCTGATGAGGACGACGACGGTGTCGGCGGGGCGGGTGATCTTCGACTGGCAGTGGGCGAGGGCGCGGTTGATGTCGGTGCCGCCGCCGAGCTGGGTGCCGAAGAGGACGTCGACGGGGTCGTCGAGCCGGTCGGTCAGGTCGACGACGGCGGTGTCGAAGACGACGAGCCGGGTGGCGATCGACCGCATGGAGGCGAGCACCGCGCCGAAGACGGAGGCGTGGACGACCGAGGCGGCCATGGAGCCGGACTGGTCGACGCAGAGCACGACCTCCTTCCGTATCGCCCGCGAGGCACGCCCGTGGCCGATCAGCCGCTCGGGGACGACCGTGCGGTGCTCGGGCAGATAGTTCTTGAGGTTGGCGCGGATCGTGCGGTCCCAGTCGATGTCCCGGTGGCGGGGCCGGCCGATCCGGGCGGAGCGGTCGAGGGCGCCGGTGAGGGTCGCGCGGGTGCGGGAGGCGAGGCGCTTCTCCAGGTCGTCGACGACCTTGCGGACGACGGCCCGCGCAGTCTCCCTGGTCGTCTCGGGCATGGCCTTGTGGAGGGAGAGCAGGGTGCCGACGAGGTGGACGTCCGCCTCGACGGCCTCCAGCATCTCCGGCTCCAGGAGGAGGGTGGCGAGGCCGAGTCGGTCGATCGCGTCGCGCTGCATGACCTGGACGACGGAGCTGGGGAAGTACGTGCGGATGTCGCCGAGCCAGCGGGCGACGGAGGGCGCCGAGGCGCCCAGTCCGGCCGAGCGGTCCCGGCCGGCCCGGTCGCCGCCCTGGGTCTTACCGCCGTAGAGCGCGGTGAGCGCTCCGTCCATGGCGGCGTCGGTGCCGGTGAGGGCGCGGCCGGTGCCGTCGGCCTCGCCTCCGCCGAGGACGAGACGCCAGCGGCGCAGCCGCTCGTCGTCGCTCCCCGACGCGTGAAGGGTGGTCGCGCCGGTGGTCGTGGCGCTGCTCGTGCCGGTGGTCGTCCCTGTATTCACGGCACTGCTCGTGCCGGTGGTCGTGCCTGTGCTCATACGAGGGCCTCCGTGCCGAGGACGAGGTGGAGGAGGGGCAGCACTGCGTCCGCCCGCTCCCGGTCGGTCGTGGCGCCGAAGCCGGGGACACCGGGGGCGGTGTGCCCGGGGCCTTCTGCCTTGGGACCCCGGGCGACCAGCTCGCCGAGCGTGCGGCGTACGCCCGACTCGTACCCGGAGAAGGTGCGGCGCAGCAGCGGCAGCACATCGGTGAACGCCTCGGCCCGGACGCCCGTGAGCCAGTCGTCGAGCAGGCCGAGGAGCCGCTCGTCGTGGACCAGGAGCAGTCCGCCGCCCGAGGCCCCGCCGGCGAAGCCGTCTATCCAGGCGGCGGCGTCGGCGGGCGGGGTGCCGGGCGAGAGGGCGCGGCTCATGAGGAGGGCGGCCTCGTCGTCGGCGATCCGGCCCTCGTCGAGGAGGAGCCGGGCGGCCCGGCCCCTGAGGACGCCCGGGATCCGGTCGCGGTCGGCGAGACGGCGCAGGACGCCCGCCCAGCGGTCGGTCAGCCCGGCCGCTCCGGGGAGCAGTCCGAGGGCCTGGTGGACCTCGTCGATCCGCTCGCGCATGGCGGCGGCCGCGTCGGCGCCGAGTCCGGCGCAGGCGGGTGGCAGGCCGACGCAGATCCGTTCGGCGAGGCCGGCGGCGACCTCGGCGAGGGCCGCCGTCCCGGTGCCGCGGACATCGCCGTAGCGCAGGGAGCGGGCGAGGGCCGGGAGCGCCTGGGCGAGGTGGGCGACGTCGGTGTCGAGCGCGGCCCGGTCGGCGAGCGCCCGCATGACGACGGGGAGCGCGTCGGTGAGACCGGCGAGGAGGCACTGCTCGGCGAGGGCGGTGATGTCGGCGAGGGCGGTCGCCCCGAGGGCTCGGGAGCGGGCCCGGGCGGTGGCGGCGGCCTCGACGGTGGTGCCCCAGACGCCGGCCTCGGCGACCTGGACGTACAGCTCGGGTTCCCAGCTCAGCCGCCAGGTCTCCCGGAAGGTGCCGGTGCCGGAGCGGCCGGTGGCCGGTTCGCCCCAGCCGACGCCGAGGAGCCGCAGCCGGTGCAGCAGCCGGCTCCGCTCCCCGTCCATGTCCTTGCGGAGGTCGAGTTCGAGGTCGCGCTCGGTGGCCTCGGGCTTGAGGCGCAGGGTGCGCTGGCGGCGGGTCAGATCGCGCTGGAGGGGTACGGCGGGGGCGCCGGCCGGGACCTCGCCGAGGACGTCGCCGACGACGAGGCGGTCCCGGACGAGGTCGAGCGGCACGTCGGAGCCCTCGCAGAGGACGGCGCGGACGGCGTCGGTCGTCTCGTCGAGGCCGGGGAGCGGCCTGCCGCGCAGGGCGGCGAGGGTCTCGGCGAGCCGGGCGGCCTCGATGACATGGGCGGTGGAGACGAGGTGGTCCTCGGCCCTGAGGAGTCCGGCGACCTTGGTCATCCAGCGCTCGACGGGCCGGTCGGGGACGGCGAAGAGGTGCGCGTACCAGCCGGGCGAGTCGATCCCGGCGCCGTATCCCGAGCGGCGGGCGAGCCTGCGGTGGGTCCAGGGGACCCAGGTCATCTCGGTCTTCACCTTGGGCAGGCCCTTGAGCAGGGCCCGGTCGGCGGCGACGGTGGTCCTCCGGGTGAGGGCGGGGACGTGCCAGGCGCCGCAGACGACGGCGACGGCATCGCCGAACTCCTTGCGGGCGGCGCGGAGCTGGAGCCGCATGTGGGCCTCGCGGACGAGGTCGCGGGGGTGGCCGCCGTGTCCGTACGCCTCGCGGAGCGCGCCCATGGCCTCGGCGAGGGCCTCGAAGGGGGCGGTGGGGTCGTCGTCACCGCGCAGTTCGACGACGTCCTCCCACCAGCGCTCGGCGTCCTCGTATCCGGCGGCCCCGGCGAGTTCGGCGACCGGGTCGATCCGCAGGCCGCCGCCGGAGACCTCGTCCTCCCCGTCGTCCCAGGTGGGGTCGAGGGCGGCGAGGGTGTGGGCGGCGGGCAGGTCGATGAAGCGGACCTCGGCGCCCCGGTCGAGGGCCCAGCGGATCGCGACCCACTCGGGCGAGAACGCCGCCATCGGCCAGAACGAGGCCCGCCCGGGGTCGTCCACGGCGTGGGCGAGCAGCGCGACCGGTGGCCGCATGCCGGGGTCCCCGGCGAGCGCCACGAGCGCGTCGGCCTCGGCGGGCCCTTCGACGAGCACGACGGCGGGCTTGGCCGCCTCCAGCGCGGCCCGCACCCCGCGCGCGGACCCGGGCCCGTGGTGCCGGACCCCGAGCACGAGCGGCCCGTCGAGGAGACCGCCCGCGGCCTTGGGTGCGGGTGCGGATTCGGGTGTGGATTCGAATGTGAGCGCGGGTGTGGGTGTGGATTCGGGTGTGGGCGTGGGTGCGGGTGCGGATTCTGGTGCGGGCGTAGAGGTAGGCCTGGAGGTGGGTGTGGGCGTCATACGCTCACCTCGCGGCAGGCGCGGTAGAAGTCCTTCCAGTCGTCTCTCTCCCTGACCACCGTCTCCAGGTACTCCTGCCAGACCACCCGGTCGGCCGCCGGGTCGCGGACGACCGCGCCGAGGATGCCCGCCGCGATGTCGGCCGGGCGCAGGACGCCGTCACCGAAGTGGGCGGCGAGGGCGAGGCCGCCCGTGACGACGGAGATGGCCTCGGCCGTGGAGAGCGTGCCCGAGGGCGACTTGACCCGGGTCCTTCCGTCGGTGGTGACCCCGTCCCGCAGTTCGCGGAAGACGGTGACGACCCGGCGGATCTCGGCGACGCCGTCCGGGAGGACCGGCAGTTCGAGGGAGCGACCGAGCTGCTCGACGCGGCGGGCGACGATGTCGACCTCGGCCTCGGGGGTGGCGGGCAGCGGCAGGACCACCGTGTTGAAGCGACGACGCAGTGCGCTGGAGAGTTCGTTGACGCCCCGGTCGCGGTCGTTGGCCGTGGCGATCAGGTTGAAGCCGGGCACCGCCTGCACCTCCTGCCCCAGTTCGGGAAGGGGCAGGGTCTTCTCGGACAGGATCGTGATGAGCGTGTCCTGCACGTCGGCGGGGATGCGGGTGAGCTCCTCCACGCGCGCGGTCATGCCCTGCGCCATCGCCCGCATCACGGGGCTCGGCACGAGGGCGTCCCTGCTGGGGCCGTGGGCGAGGAGCCGGGCGTAGTTCCAGCCGTACCGGACGGCCTCCTCGGGGGTGCCTGCGGTGCCCTGGACGAGGAGGGTGGAGTCGCCGCTGACGGCGGCGGCGAGGTGCTCGGAGACCCAGGTCTTGGCGGTGCCGGGCACCCCGAGCAGGAGCAGCGCCCGGTCGGTGGCGAGCGTGGTGACGGCGACCTCCACGATGCGGCGCGGTCCCACGTACTTGGGGGTGATCACCGTCCCGTCGGGGAGGGTGCCGCCGAGGAGGTAGGTGGCGACGGCCCACGGCGAGAGGCGCCAGCGGGCGGGGCGGGGCCGGTCGTCGGCCGCGGCGAGCGCGGCGAGTTCGTCGGCGAAGGCGTGCTCCGCGTGCGGTCGCAGGACCTCGGTCACGGCCTGCGACTGCCCCGGTCCGGTGTCCGTCTCGACACCGGAACCGGGCTGCGCGATGGTTTCGGGCACGGGCATGGATCCCCCTCCAGATCGTTCGACCTGCTGTGGATCCACCGTGCACCATGCCACTGACAATCGGATGTCACCGCTGGTCAGGGGCTGTTGGAGGGGTGGTGAAGGGGTGATGGAGGGTCAGCCCTCCATCACGACGGGGCGATGGGGCGACGGGGCGACTCAGCCCACGACCGGGGAGACGGCGACGCAGCCCCCGGCCATCGCCTGCTCGGCCTTGGCCTCCTTGATGACCTTGCCCTGGTAGATGATCTTGCACGTGAGGTCGGCCGGGGCGAGCGAGATCGGCATGACGGCCGGCGGCATGACGCCCTTCAGTGTCACCGTCTTCTTCCACGGCGCGGTCGGCTTCTTCTCCGACGCGACCTTCGGCGCCATCGCGGTGCCGTCACCCGCGTGGTAGTCGATGGACTCGATGCCCTTGCCGGTGACTTCGTACGTGACCTCGTAGGACTCGTTCACGGACTTGTCGACCTGGTCGACGGCCTTCTCGGCGGCCTCGGAGCAGGCGCCGAGGCCGAGAGCGAGACCGGCGACGGCGAGGGCCGAGACGGCGGTGCGGGCGGTGCGCTTCATGCGGGGTCCCCTGGACGGTCGTGGTGGATCAGTGGGTCCCGCGCAGAGAATCGTAAAGGGAGAGTAAAGTCAAATCCCCTCACGGCCTCCCCTGGCGAGCCCGAACAGCCCCCGAACAGCCTCCGGACAACCCCCGGGGCATCCCCCGGGCATCCCGTGAACACCCAGGCCAGGAGCGTTGTCAGTGGCGGCCTCTACCGTCGGTGACATGAATGCCATGGGGGTGCGCTGGACGGCTGATCAGGTGCTGGCACTGGCTCCTGACGACGCCTCGCGCAGAGCGGGAAGCAAGCTCGGCACGGCCGGGCCGTGGTCGGGCACGGGTCGCGGCGAGGGCGCCGTCTGGGGCCGCTGCAAGGGCAGCGGCCGCGTGCCGTACCGGACGGTCGTCGACACCACGGGGCCCGCTTACCTGTGCGAATGCCCCAGCCGTAAGTTCCCGTGCAAGCACGCGCTCGGCCTGCTGCTCCTCCAGGCCTCGGACGGGGCGGCGATCGAGGAGGCCGCCGCCCCCGACTGGGCCGGGCAGTGGCTCACGGCACGACGCGGGCACGCCGAGAGCGCGGTACGGAAGTCCGGGGGCGGGGCCGCCGGAGGCCCGGCGGATCCCGAGGCGGCACGCCGCCGGGCCGAGCGCAGAGCCGCCCGGATCACCTCGGGCGCCGAGGAGTTGGAGCAGCGGCTCGCCGACCTGCTGCGCGGCGGCCTCGCGGCGGCCGAGCAGCCGGGGTACGGACTGTGGGAGGAGACGGCTGCCCGGATGGTCGACGCCCAGGCGCCGGGACTCGCGGGCCGGGTCCGGGAGTTGGGCGCGATACCGGGCTCGGGGCCCGGCTGGCCGGTGCGGCTCCTGGAGGAGTGCGCGCTGACCCATCTCCTCGACCGGGCCTGGCTCGGCGTCGACCGGCTGCCCGCGCCCTTCGCGACGACCGTTCGGACCCGGATCGGCCTGACCGCCCCGGCCGAAGGCGTCCCGGTGCGCGACCACTGGCTGGTGCTCGCGCAGTACGACGCGGCCGACGCCCGACTGACCACCCGGCGCATCTGGCTGCACGGCACGACGAGCGGGCGCACGGCGCTCCTGCTGTCCTTCGGCGCGGCGGGGAGGGCTCCTCGACTGGCGCTCCCCGTGGGCGCGGTGCTCGACGGCGAGCTGACCCCGCACGCGGGCTCCGGCCGGCTGCGGGCGGAGCCGGGCGAGCAGTTCGTCCCGGTCGAGGGCCCCGCCGCCCCGCCACCGGGCGGACCTGTCGGCGCGGCCCTCGACGCGTACGGGCGCGCGCTGCGCGAGGACCCCTGGCTGGACTCCTGGCCCGTGACGCTGAGCGCGGTCGTCCCCGCGCGCGCGGAGTACGGCTGGCAGCTCGCCGACGCCGACGGCCGCGAGGCCCTGCCGTTGACGCCCGCCGCCCAGTCCCGGCCCGGACTCTGGCGCCTGGTCGCCCTGTCCGGCGGAGCCCCGGTCACGGTCTTCGGAGAGTGC is part of the Streptomyces sp. NBC_00250 genome and harbors:
- the sucC gene encoding ADP-forming succinate--CoA ligase subunit beta produces the protein MDLFEYQARDLFAKHGVPVLAGEVIDTPEAARAATERLGGKSVVKAQVKVGGRGKAGGVKLAGDADEAVARATDILGMDIKGHTVHKVMIAELSPEIEAEYYVSYLLDRTNRTFLAMASVQGGMDIEEVAEKTPEALAKVPVNAVDGVSIEKAREIVALAKFPADVAEGVAEALVTLWKTFVAEDALLVEVNPLVKTKDGRILALDGKVSLDENADFRQPDHEALEDKAAANPLEAAAKAKNLNYVKLEGEVGIIGNGAGLVMSTLDVVAYAGENHGGVKPANFLDIGGGASAEVMANGLEIILGDPDVKSVFVNVFGGITACDEVANGIVQALELLASKGEEVTKPLVVRLDGNNAELGRKILSDANHPLVQRVDTMDGAADKAAELAAAK
- the sucD gene encoding succinate--CoA ligase subunit alpha, which translates into the protein MAIFLTKDSKVIVQGMTGATGMKHTKLMLGDGTNIVGGVNPRKAGTSVDFDGTEVPVFGSVAEAMKETGANVSVLFVPPAFAKAAVVEAIDAEIPLAVVITEGIAVHDSAAFWAYAQAKGNKTRIIGPNCPGLITPGQSNAGIIPGDITKPGRIGLVSKSGTLTYQMMYELRDIGFSSAVGIGGDPVIGTTHIDALAAFEADPDTDLIVMIGEIGGDAEERAADFIKANVTKPVVGYVAGFTAPEGKTMGHAGAIVSGSSGTAQAKKEALEAAGVKVGKTPTETAKLARAILAG
- a CDS encoding cell division protein PerM is translated as MTHVTEHPLVQGGRSAALATACVRGGVAAGLGLGALAVLVVAAWISSPYPDSGPGGALHLAAGLWLLAHGVDLVRTDTLSGLPAPLGIVPMLLVVLPVWLVHRAARDTLDADDRGDRSRPSTGGAVAAVAGGYLLVAAAVVVYSESGPLPADLITAGLWLPAVVVGAAGAGAWTALGRPLPEQRQAAAAVRATGLGLVTLLGGGAVAAAVSLAWHAGEAQAAYAALSGEWSGRVAVLLLVLALLPNMAVWGAAYGLGPGFTLGTGALATPLGLAGDPALPPFPLLAALPEGGRGTWIHWTAAAVPLVAAVLQGRRVGRSARTWTARDTALTALGAAWGCGAVVAVLSGAAGGPLGSGRLSAFGPVWWQTGAATVLWGACVGVPVALGVRAWGRRVPRPKPLPVPAEASVAGPAAGAEKWAASGLVPVPGPVPPSTPDPETPEEAQPDTAPATSAVPEAGPDLGRADDPYSAPYADPYGDAAFEPYDYLPAAWEPASPPPPDAP
- a CDS encoding sigma factor-like helix-turn-helix DNA-binding protein; protein product: MSRSTADSASSATLPTPKERRRLREALALSEEQVAEAMGVTKATVKSWETGRSAPRGRKREAYAKLLGTHEPDADGQPPVPTETQAQSPVRTQAQADAQAQQPQHQPQAQAHAQPQAQAGNVRPKAAAERAAEPPKAPAPSPAVSPGPAREGPPNPQERLKPAGTAEAAPPVPARPPAVPGLTPEEAFDALYAHAAHGLVHQTYLLTGRRRLSRESVEYAFHHAWEHWPEVAVDADPVGWVRATAYEYALSPWHRMRRAHKHPDSPPTEANRRAVLTALLELPPAYRRTVLLYDGLGLDLPETAAETEASTPAAANRLLHARTVLGKRVPELAEPEALHRRLSALVTEAPTATLPAARVVRTGSERRTRTWTRAVLGVTAVLICVTGFAAATAPTHYIPVNVPGETVNGVPVRGGPQKLRPEDLELRDILRSEPNPGPERLVPAAE
- a CDS encoding VWA domain-containing protein, with the translated sequence MSTGTTTGTSSAVNTGTTTGTSSATTTGATTLHASGSDDERLRRWRLVLGGGEADGTGRALTGTDAAMDGALTALYGGKTQGGDRAGRDRSAGLGASAPSVARWLGDIRTYFPSSVVQVMQRDAIDRLGLATLLLEPEMLEAVEADVHLVGTLLSLHKAMPETTRETARAVVRKVVDDLEKRLASRTRATLTGALDRSARIGRPRHRDIDWDRTIRANLKNYLPEHRTVVPERLIGHGRASRAIRKEVVLCVDQSGSMAASVVHASVFGAVLASMRSIATRLVVFDTAVVDLTDRLDDPVDVLFGTQLGGGTDINRALAHCQSKITRPADTVVVLISDLYEGGIRDEMLKRVAAMKASGVQFVALLALSDEGAPAYDRDHAAALAALGAPAFACTPDLFPEIMAAALEKRPLPIPAA